In Zingiber officinale cultivar Zhangliang chromosome 3B, Zo_v1.1, whole genome shotgun sequence, a single window of DNA contains:
- the LOC121967885 gene encoding phospholipid-transporting ATPase 1-like, producing the protein MVGEGLTTSEEGEEESPIPPSYRHHRRNSSSAVAASCDGFPKHSHVRHPSGADTERLAASQRELAESDSRLVFLGDPGLSDPRFEMPRNSIRTAKYSLIIFLPRNIFEQFRRLAYVYFLVIAVLNQLPQIAVFGRGASILPLAFVLLVTAVKDAYEDWRRHRSDRIENNRAASVCDPHSGRFFSKRWKEVRVGEVVKVLANEGIPCDMVLLATSDPTGVAYVQTINLDGESNLKTRYAKQETMIHPPGEDHPVDPAGFIRCEQPNRNIYGFLGNMEVDGKRVSLGPANIILRGCELKNTAWVIGVAVYTGSETKVMLNSSGASSKRSRLETQMNRETLLLSAILIALCLVMAICNGIWLGNHSDDLELAQFFRKRDYSDRDDKDENYNYYGLGMQVFFTFLMSVIVFQIMIPISLYISMEFVRLGQAYFMIRDANLYDESSNSRFQCRALNINEDLGQIKHVFSDKTGTLTENKMEFQCASIRGVDYSGGTSLRENGEEHCIVAASNQILKPKMSVKTDPELVRLLRNKGESEQGKQAREFFLALACCNTIVPLVVDTSDPKQKLIDYQGESPDEQALVYASASYGFVLIERTSGHIIIDVLGNKQRYDVLGLHQFDSDRKRMSVIVCCPDKTIKLFVKGADNSMFGVIQNKVDLCMIDATKANLHAYSSLGLRTLVVGMRELSRKEFEEWQSVYENASTSLMGRGKLLRAIASNIEKGLLILGASGIEDKLQEGVPEAIASMRQAGIKVWVLTGDKQETAISIGFSCKLLTSQMTQIVINSQSRESCRKSLQDAIAMYKKFAAISPDPFENILTGIVSTRVPMALIIDGTSLVFILETELEEDLFKVATVCDVVLCCRVAPLQKAGIVALIKNRSDDMTLAIGDGANDVSMIQMADVGIGISGQEGRQAVMASDFAMGQFRFLVPLLLVHGHWNYQRMAYMILYNFYKNAVFVFILFWYVLYTAYTLTTAITEWSSALYSAVYTTLPTIVVGILDKDLSRKTLMKYPQLYRAGQRDERYSLKLFILIMTDAVWQSVAVFYIPYLVYRQSTIDGSSIGDLWTLAVVVLVNIHLAMDVRRWNWITHAAIWGCIVATAICVIIIDCISTLPGYWAIFKIMGTGLFWLCLLGITVAGMLPHFSAKVLKEYLMPSDVQIVREMDKFWRIAATTSEIQNE; encoded by the exons ATGGTCGGCGAAGGCCTCACCACTtcagaagagggagaggaagagtctcCTATTCCCCCTTCCTACCGCCATCACCGGCGAAACTCCTCCTCCGCCGTCGCCGCCTCCTGCGACGGATTCCCTAAGCATTCTCACGTCCGCCACCCCTCCGGAGCCGACACTGAGCGCCTCGCTGCCTCGCAGCGCGAGCTCGCTGAGTCCGACTCCCGCCTCGTCTTCCTCGGCGACCCCGGCCTCTCCGACCCACGATTCGAAATGCCCCGCAACTCCATCCGCACTGCCAAGTACTCCCTCATCATTTTCCTCCCCCGGAACATCTTCGAACAGTTCCGCCGCCTTGCTTATGTTTACTTTCTAGTCATTGCCGTCCTCAACCAGCTCCCCCAGATCGCAGTCTTCGGCCGCGGCGCCTCCATCCTTCCCCTCGCATTCGTCCTCCTCGTCACCGCCGTCAAGGACGCGTACGAGGACTGGCGCCGCCACCGATCCGACCGCATTGAGAACAACCGCGCCGCCTCCGTATGCGACCCTCACTCCGGCCGATTCTTCTCCAAGCGATGGAAGGAGGTCCGCGTCGGCGAGGTCGTCAAGGTACTCGCCAATGAGGGCATCCCCTGTGACATGGTCCTCCTCGCCACCAGCGATCCCACCGGTGTCGCCTACGTCCAGACCATCAACCTCGACGGCGAGTCCAACCTTAAGACCCGTTACGCCAAGCAAGAGACCATGATCCATCCCCCCGGCGAAGACCACCCGGTCGACCCCGCCGGCTTCATCCGCTGCGAGCAGCCCAACCGTAACATCTACGGGTTTCTCGGCAATATGGAGGTCGACGGCAAGCGGGTATCGCTCGGCCCAGCCAACATTATCCTCCGCGGGTGTGAGCTTAAGAACACGGCTTGGGTGATTGGCGTCGCTGTATACACCGGAAGCGAGACCAAGGTCATGCTTAATAGCTCCGGGGCGTCCTCGAAGCGTAGCAGACTGGAGACCCAAATGAACAGGGAGACTCTGCTTCTCTCTGCCATCTTAATTGCACTTTGCCTGGTGATGGCCATTTGCAACGGGATTTGGCTGGGCAACCATTCTGATGATTTGGAGTTGGCTCAATTCTTTAGGAAGAGGGATTATTCCGATAGGGATGACAAGGACGAGAATTACAACTACTATGGGCTTGGCATGCAGGTCTTCTTTACTTTCCTGATGTCAGTGATTGTATTCCAGATCATGATTCCAATTTCGCTCTACATATCCATGGAATTCGTCAGGCTTGGGCAGGCCTATTTCATGATCCGCGATGCCAATTTGTACGATGAGAGTTCCAATTCTAGGTTTCAGTGTCGAGCTCTGAACATAAATGAGGACCTTGGGCAGATCAAGCATGTGTTCTCAGACAAGACAGGTACTTTGACAGAAAACAAGATGGAGTTCCAATGCGCCAGCATTCGGGGGGTAGATTACAGTGGTGGGACTTCTCTTCGTGAGAATGGTGAAGAACATTGTATCGTAG CTGCTAGCAATCAGATTTTAAAGCCAAAGATGTCAGTTAAGACAGATCCTGAATTAGTTAGGTTACTAAGAAATAAAGGAGAGAGTGAGCAAGGAAAGCAAGCTAGAGAGTTCTTCCTTGCTTTGGCATGCTGCAATACTATTGTCCCATTGGTTGTGGATACATCAGACCCGAAACAGAAATTAATTGATTATCAAGGTGAATCTCCTGATGAACAGGCACTTGTTTATGCATCTGCTTCTTATGGGTTTGTGCTTATTGAGCGCACATCTGGCCACATAATCATTGATGTCCTTGGGAACAAACAAAG ATATGATGTTTTGGGTCTTCACCAGTTTGATAGTGATAGGAAGAGGATGTCAGTTATAGTATGCTGTCCTGATAAGACAATAAAGCTGTTTGTGAAAGGTGCAGACAATTCTATGTTTGGGGTTATCCAGAATAAGGTAGATTTGTGCATGATTGATGCAACTAAAGCAAATCTTCATGCATATTCATCTTTGGGGTTGAGGACACTCGTTGTGGGCATGCGTGAATTAAGTAGGAAAGAATTTGAAGAATGGCAGTCTGTCTATGAGAATGCAAGCACATCATTAATGGGTAGAGGAAAACTACTACGAGCTATTGCTTCTAATATTGAAAAAGGTCTCCTAATTTTGGGAGCTTCTGGGATTGAGGATAAACTGCAAGAAGGTGTACCAGAAGCCATAGCATCCATGAGACAAGCAGGCATCAAAGTCTGGGTTTTGACAGGGGATAAGCAAGAAACTGCCATTTCCATTGGATTTTCTTGTAAACTCCTAACGAGTCAAATGACTCAGATAGTGATAAACAGTCAATCCAGAGAATCTTGTAGAAAAAGTCTACAAGATGCAATTGCTATGTACAAAAAGTTTGCAGCAATATCACCCGAtccttttgaaaatatattaacaGGCATAGTATCTACTAGAGTTCCAATGGCTCTTATCATTGATGGTACTAGCCTTGTGTTCATTTTGGAGACAGAATTAGAAGAAGAT CTGTTTAAGGTGGCCACAGTATGTGATGTGGTGCTATGCTGCCGTGTGGCTCCATTGCAAAAGGCTGGAATAGTTGCTCTAATAAAGAATCGATCAGATGATATGACCCTCGCAATAGGAGATG GTGCAAATGATGTCTCTATGATCCAAATGGCCGATGTTGGTATTGGGATAAGTGGCCAAGAGGGAAGACAAGCTGTTATGGCATCCGATTTTGCTATGGGACAGTTCAGATTCTTAGTGCCCCTTTTGTTGGTCCATGGACATTGGAATTACCAGAGAATGGCCTACATGATCTTGTACAACTTCTACAAAAATGCTGTCTTCGTTTTCATCCTATTCTG GTATGTTCTATACACTGCTTATACCTTAACAACTGCAATAACAGAATGGAGCAGCGCCTTATATTCCGCAGTCTACACTACTCTTCCCACGATAGTCGTTGGAATCCTCGACAAGGATCTTAGCAGGAAGACATTGATGAAGTACCCCCAACTCTACAGGGCAGGTCAGAGGGATGAAAGATACAGCCTAAAGTTATTTATCCTCATTATGACGGATGCAGTTTGGCAAAGTGTTGCCGTATTCTATATCCCATATCTTGTATATAGACAAAGTACCATTGACGGATCCAGCATCGGTGATTTGTGGACCCTTGCCGTTGTTGTTCTTGTAAACATTCACTTAGCTATGGATGTGCGTCGCTGGAACTGGATCACCCACGCAGCTATATGGGGCTGCATTGTCGCAACAGCTATCTGTGTCATCATAATTGATTGCATATCGACGCTACCTGGTTACTG GGCCATCTTCAAGATAATGGGGACTGGATTGTTTTGGTTGTGTTTACTCGGCATCACAGTAGCAGGGATGCTTCCCCATTTTTCGGCCAAGGTATTGAAAGAGTACTTAATGCCAAGTGACGTTCAAATTGTTAGAGAGATGGACAAGTTTTGGAGAATAGCAGCAACTACATCGGAAATTCAAAATGAATAG
- the LOC121967886 gene encoding leucine-rich repeat receptor protein kinase HPCA1-like, with translation MMKGFLLFLVCFSCFRHGFSSTDPRDVSALNSVSSQWKNTPPSWKNSDPCNQWEGVNCSNSRVIGLKVCNMDIKGSLSSDIGNLSELEELDLSFNPNLEGPLPTSIGNLKNLKVLRLIGCKFSGLIPDEVGTLPNLEVLSLNTNQFVGPIPPSLGRLSNLTWLDLAENKLNGSIPTSANEASGLDQLVKTKHFHLNKNELSGNIPSGFFSSNLVAIHILLDHNNLTGEIPESIGLVKTLEVLRLDNNSLNGNVPTNINNLTSLNVLNLANNKLQQMSNLTGMQQLNYLDLSNNSFESSEAPAWFSDLQNLTTLIIESGNLHGEIPETLFAYPNLQEVRLNNNHFNGTLNMGSNIGQNLSIVNFQNNNFTSVTLSSSYDETLILKGNPVCSNAHLYTTVYCNQQQDGNRPADSSNGRCSRPYEGMILCRAPSFSGNDILDNLPQMQSRLAEMLSGIPVSFQMPSFSFDEDNYLQVELQICPLNFTDFTRNQTLRWFDFTSQSMNLPELYGPCYLNPQPYAYEHKVNRRWIIGIAVSAAAALLVISGLSTYALWQKKRARKAITLANPLASWGANGEEDGDAPQIKLTRYFSLDDLRKITNGFSEDNEIGAGGYGQVYKGMLPEGLLVAIKRSRKGSMQGGLEFKTEIEMLSRVHHKNLVELVGFCFEKGERTLVYEYISNGTLTENLSGKRGLQLDWKKRLSIALDSAKGLAYLHELAKPTIIHRDVKSSNILLDENLTAKVADFGLSTLVLDAERDHASTGVKGTLGYLDPEYLTTQQLTAKSDVYSFGVVLLELMTGRLPIVGGRYVVHEVRMALDVQEEEFHGLRDTIDPALLQNSSYLVGFKRFVGVALRCVEESSVSRPTMNDVAKEIESILKEYEPKENPAPALSGAYFGIARDGPNPITSAEFAFNSGVTSGTGYDGDDYLLSAR, from the exons ATGATGAAAGGGTTTCTGTTGTTTCTGGTTTGCTTTTCGTGTTTTCGACATGGATTCAGCAGCACAGACCCAAGAGATG TTTCTGCTCTCAACTCTGTGTCTAGCCAATGGAAGAATACACCTCCAAGCTGGAAGAATTCGGATCCCTGCAATCAATGGGAAGGAGTCAACTGCAGTAATTCGAGGGTGATAGGACT GAAAGTATGCAACATGGATATTAAGGGTAGTTTGAGCAGTGACATAGGAAACCTTAGTGAATTGGAAGAATT GGATCTTTCCTTCAACCCTAATCTTGAAGGTCCACTTCCCACAAGCATTGGGAACTTGAAAAACCTTAAAGTTTT GAGATTGATTGGCTGTAAGTTCAGTGGTCTTATTCCTGATGAAGTGGGTACTCTACCTAATCTCGAAGTCTT ATCTCTGAATACAAACCAGTTTGTCGGCCCGATACCGCCAAGTCTTGGCCGGCTCTCTAATCTCACATGGCTGGACTTGGCAGAGAACAAATTGAATGGAAGTATTCCTACTTCAGCAAATGAAGCTTCAGGACTAGACCAGCTTGTCAAAACTAAACATTT CCATTTGAACAAGAATGAGTTATCAGGCAACATTCCAAGTGGTTTTTTCAGCTCCAACTTAGTGGCTATACATAT ACTCCTCGACCACAACAATCTTACTGGGGAAATTCCAGAGTCGATAGGCCTTGTCAAGACACTTGAAGTCCT ACGTCTAGACAACAATTCGCTGAACGGAAATGTTCCTACCAATATAAACAACCTCACATCCCTCAATGTCCT AAACTTAGCCAATAACAAACTACAGCAGATGTCAAATCTAACTGGAATGCAACAGCTCAACTATTT GGATTTAAGCAACAACTCGTTCGAATCATCCGAAGCTCCTGCATGGTTTTCAGATTTACAAAATCTCACAACTTT AATTATCGAGTCCGGGAATCTTCATGGTGAAATACCTGAAACACTCTTCGCATATCCGAACCTACAAGAAGT GAGGCTCAACAACAACCATTTCAATGGCACTCTCAACATGGGAAGCAACATTGGTCAGAATTTGTCGATTGTGAATTTTCAGAACAATAACTTTACATCAGTGACACTCTCTTCCAGCTACGATGAAACGTTAAT ACTAAAGGGAAATCCGGTTTGCAGTAATGCTCATCTGTATACCACAGTGTATTGTAATCAGCAACAAGATGGAAATCGACCAGCTGACTCCTCCAATGGTAGATGCTCACGCCCATACGAAGGAATGATTCTGTGCAGAGCACCTTCCTTCAGTGGAAATGACATATTAGACAATCTTCCACAGATGCAGAGCAGACTTGCTGAAATGCTCAGTGGAATTCCAGTTAGCTTTCAAATGCCAAGTTTCTCATTCGACGAGGACAATTATCTGCAAGTAGAGTTGCAAATTTGCCCTTTAAATTTTACAGACTTCACTAGGAATCAAACATTGCGCTGGTTTGATTTCACTAGCCAGAGTATGAACCTCCCGGAATTGTACGGACCTTGTTATCTCAACCCTCAGCCTTATGCTTATGAACACAAGG TGAATCGACGCTGGATCATCGGCATTGCAGTTAGCGCTGCTGCTGCTCTTCTCGTAATCTCAGGGTTGTCGACTTATGCATTGTGGCAGAAGAAGCGAGCTCGAAAAGCCATCACCCTGGCCAATCCTCTCG CCTCGTGGGGAGCAAACGGTGAAGAAGACGGAGACGCGCCGCAGATAAAACTAACAAGATACTTTTCTTTGGACGATCTGAGGAAAATCACCAATGGCTTCTCGGAAGATAATGAAATTGGGGCAGGGGGCTACGGACAGGTCTACAAAGGAATGCTTCCAGAAGGACTCCTCGTTGCCATCAAGAGATCACGTAAAGGCTCCATGCAAGGCGGGCTCGAGTTCAAGACAGAGATCGAGATGCTCTCCAGAGTGCACCATAAGAACCTGGTGGAGCTCGTGGGCTTTTGCTTCGAGAAGGGCGAACGGACGCTGGTATACGAGTACATATCTAATGGAACTCTAACCGAGAACTTGTCAGGGAAGAGAGGACTGCAACTGGACTGGAAGAAGAGACTGAGCATAGCTTTAGATTCAGCTAAAGGACTCGCTTATCTCCACGAGCTCGCTAAACCTACAATAATTCACAGAGACGTGAAGTCGAGCAACATCCTCTTAGACGAAAATTTGACTGCCAAAGTGGCAGATTTCGGCCTCTCGACGTTAGTGCTGGACGCTGAACGTGATCATGCTTCCACCGGCGTGAAGGGAACGCTG GGTTATCTTGATCCTGAGTACTTAACGACCCAGCAACTGACTGCAAAGAGTGACGTTTATAGTTTTGGAGTAGTGTTGCTCGAGCTCATGACCGGCAGGCTGCCGATAGTGGGAGGTCGGTATGTTGTTCATGAAGTCCGGATGGCTCTGGATGTTCAGGAAGAGGAATTCCATGGCCTGAGGGACACGATCGATCCGGCATTGCTTCAGAATAGTAGTTATCTAGTCGGATTCAAGAGGTTTGTAGGAGTCGCTTTGCGGTGCGTCGAAGAATCATCGGTGAGTCGGCCGACGATGAACGATGTCGCGAAGGAGATCGAGAGTATACTGAAGGAGTATGAACCAAAGGAGAACCCAGCTCCAGCTCTATCTGGTGCCTATTTTGGCATTGCGAGGGACGGTCCTAATCCGATTACTTCTGCTGAATTTGCCTTCAACAGTGGAGTGACCAGTGGCACTGGCTACGACGGCGACGATTACTTGCTATCGGCTCGATAG
- the LOC121967887 gene encoding pentatricopeptide repeat-containing protein At5g56310-like, with the protein MRFGRFDSLRRLSSAAAAARAPPSTPLPHFLSLLARCFTFGHLAQVHAFLVTRALDSDNLLLHHFLRACSALGFRGYALLVFRRAPRPDVYLHNSIIRCLCQTDSAHLAVEHFSRIQSAGLRPDTYSFPFALKAAVHLGMLHLGRQVHAQIFRFGLEADVHVSTALVVMYSYCGGANDARKLFDGIPKKDVVSWNAMIAGYVKAGDVGAAHDLFERMTERNVVSWTTVVVGFANSNRSDEAIALFRRMQLEDGIQPDEVALLAVLSACANLGALELGEWIHISIDKHGLHKTTPLMNALIDMYAKSGSITKALEVFENVKKKSVITWTTMIAGFAFHGLGSEALNMFTRMEREHVQPNDVTFLAVLSACSHIGLTDLGRWLFNRMNSEYRIEPRIQHYGCMVDLLGRAGHLKEARNLVRDMPFEPNAAIWGALLSAARSHDDAELGELALRNLIEIEPHNSGNYILLSNIHASNEEWDDVAKLRKMMKDRGVMNMPGASSVEINGAVHEFTSRDGSHPYFDRIYELLHCMTKHLKSIGYVPKLGSGLDVQEE; encoded by the coding sequence ATGCGCTTCGGCCGGTTCGACTCGCTTCGGCGCTtgtcctccgccgccgccgctgcgCGCGCGCCTCCTTCGACGCCTCTCCCTCACTTTCTCTCCCTTCTCGCTCGGTGCTTCACCTTCGGCCACCTCGCCCAGGTCCACGCCTTCCTCGTCACCCGCGCCCTCGACTCCGACAACCTCCTCCTCCACCACTTCCTCCGCGCCTGCTCCGCCCTCGGCTTCCGCGGCTACGCCCTCCTCGTCTTCCGCCGCGCGCCCCGCCCCGACGTCTACCTCCACAACTCCATCATCCGATGCCTCTGCCAGACCGACTCCGCTCATCTCGCCGTCGAGCACTTCTCGAGGATTCAAAGCGCCGGTTTGCGGCCCGACACCTACTCATTCCCCTTCGCCCTCAAGGCTGCCGTCCACTTGGGCATGCTCCACCTGGGCCGCCAAGTCCACGCGCAGATTTTTCGGTTCGGCCTCGAGGCCGACGTCCATGTCTCCACCGCTCTCGTCGTCATGTACTCCTACTGCGGCGGCGCGAACGATGCGCGCAAGCTGTTCGATGGAATTCCGAAGAAGGACGTGGTGTCCTGGAACGCGATGATTGCCGGCTATGTCAAAGCTGGGGATGTCGGCGCTGCTCATGATCTGTTTGAACGGATGACGGAAAGAAATGTGGTGTCCTGGACGACAGTGGTTGTTGGCTTTGCTAATTCAAACCGCTCAGATGAGGCCATCGCGCTGTTTCGAAGAATGCAGCTAGAAGACGGTATTCAGCCTGATGAGGTTGCATTGTTGGCCGTGCTCTCGGCTTGTGCCAATTTAGGTGCTCTGGAATTGGGGGAGTGGATACATATCTCTATAGACAAGCACGGGTTGCACAAAACTACTCCTTTGATGAATGCCTTGATCGATATGTATGCTAAATCTGGAAGCATTACCAAAGCACTGGAGGTATTTGAGAACGTGAAGAAGAAGAGTGTGATCACTTGGACGACAATGATAGCAGGGTTTGCTTTCCATGGGCTTGGCTCAGAAGCTCTGAATATGTTTACGAGGATGGAAAGAGAGCATGTCCAGCCCAATGACGTTACTTTCCTTGCTGTCCTATCTGCGTGTAGCCATATCGGACTGACAGATCTAGGGAGGTGGCTTTTCAACCGCATGAATTCTGAGTACAGGATTGAACCAAGAATTCAGCACTACGGTTGTATGGTTGACCTTCTTGGCCGGGCAGGTCATTTAAAAGAGGCTAGAAATCTAGTTAGAGATATGCCTTTTGAACCAAATGCTGCAATCTGGGGAGCTCTTCTGTCTGCCGCTAGAAGCCATGATGATGCCGAGCTTGGAGAACTTGCTTTAAGGAATCTCATTGAAATTGAGCCACACAACAGCGGAAACTATATACTTTTATCTAATATTCACGCATCGAATGAGGAGTGGGATGATGTGGCTAAGCTGAGGAAGATGATGAAAGACAGGGGAGTGATGAACATGCCAGGAGCCAGTTCTGTGGAAATCAATGGAGCAGTCCATGAGTTTACATCAAGAGATGGATCGCATCCTTACTTTGACAGGATATATGAACTTCTTCACTGCATGACTAAACACTTAAAGTCGATTGGTTATGTCCCAAAACTTGGTTCAGGTTTGGATGTCCAAGAAGAGTAA